The following coding sequences lie in one Candidatus Methylomirabilota bacterium genomic window:
- a CDS encoding transglutaminase-like domain-containing protein, with protein sequence MARVEHPALDPGPWLSRLDDLAARSGAGRARGPREKLDRLRTFLFEEEGFRGNAGDYYDPRNSCLNDVLERRLGIPITLSVVAMEVGRRVGLEVAGIGLPGHFVVGARVGGEIVLVDVFHGGRILDREDAETLVAGAVGRPVSLTDAHFARASKGQIVGRVLRNLKGIYAKRKDWARALAVIEGILAVEPGDRTHRSERDTVLAHLQRKLALLN encoded by the coding sequence ATCGCCCGGGTCGAGCACCCGGCGCTCGATCCGGGGCCCTGGCTCTCGCGCCTCGACGACCTCGCCGCGCGCTCGGGCGCCGGCCGCGCGCGCGGGCCGCGCGAGAAGCTCGACCGGCTCCGCACGTTCCTGTTCGAGGAGGAGGGTTTCCGCGGGAACGCCGGGGATTACTACGACCCGCGCAACAGCTGCCTCAACGACGTCCTCGAGCGCCGGCTCGGGATCCCGATCACCCTCTCGGTCGTCGCGATGGAGGTGGGCCGGCGCGTCGGGCTCGAGGTTGCGGGCATCGGGCTGCCGGGCCACTTCGTCGTCGGGGCGCGCGTGGGCGGCGAGATCGTCCTCGTGGACGTGTTCCACGGCGGGCGCATCTTGGACCGGGAGGACGCCGAGACGCTCGTCGCGGGCGCCGTCGGGCGCCCGGTGAGCCTCACCGACGCCCACTTCGCCCGCGCGAGCAAGGGGCAGATCGTGGGGCGCGTGCTCAGGAACCTGAAGGGCATCTACGCGAAGCGGAAGGACTGGGCCCGAGCGCTCGCGGTGATCGAGGGCATCCTGGCCGTCGAGCCCGGCGACCGGACCCACCGGAGCGAGCGCGACACGGTGCTCGCGCACCTCCAGCGGAAGCTGGCGCTCCTGAACTGA
- a CDS encoding tetratricopeptide repeat protein has product MPKDRPGPVSRALAWALIVSLLAASCATRNVPPIGAGGKPFKPEADEVRLWAQAEKEEQALLKKVKAYDDPLLDEYLGRIGDRLLPDEVRAAGGPGLRFGVISDPTLNAFAMPNGRIYVHSGLLSRLDNEAQLSMILGHEMTHVDHRHALKFERDAMNKQILYTVLSVAASIGVAVAAGSRARSGDYVGAAVLSQTANAILGIGLQLAAIAAINGYGRDLEREADREGMARMVRAGYDPKEAPKVFALLQSQSKDGGSLETFFFGSHPKLQERIDTTTELLRTSYAESAAAPNTLKDSEEFALRMRTVVRENALLDIRAGRFKLAQGQLDRVLAITPKDPVAHLYFGDLYRLQSQRARSTEDRAALARQALDAYERSAQLDPAFADPFRQLGFLYYQQKENERAREAFKRYLALKPDAPDGKRIKEYLLELER; this is encoded by the coding sequence ATGCCGAAGGACCGCCCGGGTCCCGTCTCCCGCGCGCTCGCGTGGGCGCTGATCGTCTCGCTCCTGGCCGCGTCGTGCGCCACGCGGAACGTGCCCCCGATCGGCGCCGGCGGCAAGCCGTTCAAGCCCGAGGCCGACGAGGTGCGGCTGTGGGCCCAGGCCGAGAAAGAGGAGCAGGCGCTCCTCAAGAAGGTGAAGGCCTACGACGACCCGCTGCTCGACGAGTACCTCGGCCGCATCGGCGACCGGCTCCTGCCCGACGAGGTGCGCGCGGCCGGCGGGCCGGGGCTCCGGTTCGGCGTCATCAGCGATCCGACGCTGAACGCGTTCGCCATGCCGAACGGCCGGATCTACGTCCACTCGGGGCTCCTCTCGCGGCTCGACAACGAGGCCCAGCTCTCGATGATCCTCGGCCACGAGATGACGCACGTGGACCACCGCCACGCGCTCAAGTTCGAGCGCGACGCGATGAACAAGCAGATCCTCTACACCGTGCTCTCGGTCGCCGCGTCCATCGGCGTCGCCGTCGCCGCGGGCTCGCGCGCCAGGTCGGGCGACTACGTGGGCGCCGCCGTCCTGAGCCAGACCGCCAACGCGATCCTCGGGATCGGGCTCCAGCTCGCGGCGATCGCCGCGATCAACGGCTACGGCCGGGACCTCGAGCGCGAGGCGGACCGCGAGGGCATGGCGCGGATGGTCCGCGCCGGCTACGACCCGAAGGAGGCCCCCAAGGTCTTCGCGCTCCTGCAGTCGCAGTCGAAGGACGGCGGCAGCCTCGAGACGTTCTTCTTCGGGAGCCACCCGAAGCTCCAGGAGCGGATCGACACGACGACCGAGCTCCTCAGGACGAGCTACGCCGAGTCCGCGGCCGCGCCCAACACGCTGAAGGACAGCGAGGAGTTCGCCCTCCGGATGCGCACGGTCGTGCGCGAGAACGCCCTGCTCGACATCCGCGCCGGCCGCTTCAAGCTCGCCCAGGGCCAGCTCGACCGCGTGCTCGCGATCACGCCGAAGGACCCGGTGGCCCACCTCTATTTCGGCGACCTCTACCGCCTCCAGTCCCAGCGGGCCCGGAGCACCGAGGACCGCGCCGCCCTCGCCAGGCAGGCCCTCGACGCCTACGAGCGGTCCGCGCAGCTCGATCCCGCGTTCGCCGATCCCTTCCGCCAGCTCGGCTTCCTCTACTACCAGCAGAAGGAGAACGAGCGCGCGCGCGAGGCGTTCAAGCGCTACCTCGCCCTCAAGCCCGACGCGCCCGACGGCAAGCGGATCAAGGAGTACCTGCTCGAGCTCGAGCGCTAG
- a CDS encoding PIN domain-containing protein: MRTRQRATPRRSGGAPDRLFVDSGAWIALVSARDRRHAEADAMFREAAARRIRLLTTNLIVAEVHRVLRTRVGARAALRVLDRFEASPLTLVEFATGEHHRAARVWLERLADLAISYTDAVSFAVMEATRCAAALSFDRGFERAGFRRWRAGARA; this comes from the coding sequence TTGCGGACACGGCAGCGCGCCACCCCGCGCAGAAGCGGCGGCGCTCCCGACCGGCTGTTCGTCGATAGCGGCGCCTGGATCGCGCTCGTCAGCGCCCGCGACCGGCGCCACGCCGAGGCGGACGCGATGTTCCGCGAGGCCGCGGCGCGCCGGATCCGGCTCCTGACGACCAACCTGATCGTGGCGGAGGTGCACCGGGTCCTCCGCACACGGGTGGGCGCGCGGGCGGCGCTGCGCGTGCTGGACCGGTTCGAGGCCAGCCCCCTCACCCTGGTCGAGTTCGCGACCGGCGAGCACCACCGCGCCGCGCGCGTGTGGCTTGAGCGGCTCGCCGACCTGGCGATCAGCTACACGGACGCGGTGAGCTTCGCCGTGATGGAGGCCACCCGCTGCGCCGCGGCGCTCTCCTTCGACCGCGGGTTCGAGCGCGCGGGCTTCCGTCGCTGGCGCGCGGGCGCGCGCGCCTAG